A window of Symphalangus syndactylus isolate Jambi chromosome X, NHGRI_mSymSyn1-v2.1_pri, whole genome shotgun sequence genomic DNA:
tcctgtgttaatttgctgagaacaCTCATCATCTTCTTGAGCCATGTTGAGAACCCTCTCAAGAAACAGGGGACTCAGTAATTATCCTGGGAATGGCCCTACTCCTTGGTAACTCAAGAGCACAAATGGAGTTAACAATGTTAGTCAAAAGTTTCATCATAGAGTCAGTACTGAAGCCTTGGAATTCGTGAGCAAAAGCTACATGTAATTTAATGACATAAAAATAACACTCCCAAATGAATATACACCTTCAACTCAGTAGTGGGAATTAGTTGCCTTTTAGGGACCTGGTGCCTGAAGTCTCTTCAGTGAAACTGCTTCATTGAAGCCACAATATATAAACTCAGAAGGTAGcatcaaaaaatgtttaagattGTCCTCTCCTTCTATTGTTCATATTTTGGACCCATTGGTTCCTCAAATGCTGAGCAAAATCAAGACACAATTCACTGTAAAAGCAAGTGAAGAATCGTATGCCCTGGCAAGGAGGAAAGAAGCCATATTTGTCTCTTGGAACAAATCAGCATGAATATGTGGAATGGTCAGTCTTGACATGAATCTCCCACGATGCAACTGCAATTCACTCCCCTTGAAAGACTCTAACACCTCAGTGAGCTGACGATGTTGCAATATACAAAGGGCTATATTAACACAACTCTTAGAGAGCTTAGTAGATtttgtcatatttatttatttatttattttgctttttgctaTTCAGTTGAGTAAATACATTCAATTCCAAAAATACTTGGTGACTTCCTGCTATGTGTCAGGAAGTGAGCCGCATACTAGagttatagaaataaataaaatgtaggttCTGCTTTCAGAGGGCTTATAATATAATCTAACCATAGTGCCTTGCTTGTATCctcatttattcttctttctgccctccagaaaagaaagataacCATGGTGTTCACTTTCTCATGAGTGATACTTCCTGAGTGGGGCCTCATTTTAATATAATAGTAGATAATACATATATAGCACTAAAATTCTATGATATATATACTGcaattatcccaattttacaactgaggaaactgagatataAACAAGTGAAACAAGCTACCAATGTCACAGAGTGTATCAGTGATGGATCCAGGATTCAAACACGGCTGCAGAATCCATTTCCTTAACCACCACTCTGTACTGCATGATATGGATAATAGAAATTCCTGCCTGTAAGCACTATCCCTTTCATAAAGTATAGTTTGTGCTTATGGGAGCTTTCTGAGGAGCTCAGGGAAAAAGGATGATACTCCACATGTCCcttaattttaatattgaaaaCGAAATGAATCCTCCTGGGAAGCACACTCTTGTCTTGCATGGTAGATGGGACGAGGAAAGCCTGTTTTGAGAAAACTGTGTGAAGAAAAGCCATGAAGTGTAcccaaaatatttctaaaatttaaaaagctgtgAATTTATGTGTGGGTATCTCTACATATGTCTAGTTAGTTTAGAAAGATTCTGGCTCTCACAGTGCTAAAACACTGAattattcaataaaaaaaaatatggttaGTCTGGTGAGATGCATTTAAatcatataaatacaaaaatgtgttattttcccGCTACTTATGCTGGTGTTTGTTTAGTTTGTTTTGCGATCTTTAGGACTATAAGATGGTGAGGACTGTAAGCCAAACTAAGGCTTTATGATTAAATATGTCATCATTCTAGTATGAAACTTTAGTACCCCTTGAAAAAGTATGTACCCTGAAAGTCCCATTCTTGTAACACTATTTGGAAACCAGGGTTGTGGTGTCTAATGCACAAAGGCCAGATCAGCTGACTTCTGACTCAGTTTCAGTCTAATAACCCTATTTCAAGAACCATTTTCCCTTcatatttattctgttttctgattCCAAATCTGGGAATATCTACAGAACAAAAAGGAGCATTGTACTTCTCATTAAAGGAAGCCAAGGATCTCCTTGGAGGATGACTCTGTAACGAGTAGAAACAACTTTAGTTAGAAGTTGCACAGcagttaagtatttttttttcagattgtctgGCCTTGGTTCTGATTCCTATTCAGAGTCTCCTTGCTCTGCGTCAAATTTTATTGAGTATCCTGTTATAATCTATTACTTTACTTCCTGAATTACTTGTCCATAAAGGTCTTCTGCCTTCTGAGATTTGGCGTATGTCTTGAGTAGAGAATCCAAAAAGATTATCTATGCCATTAACCTGGATGATACTTCCTGCTGCCCAGCTCCTAAGACAAACCTTTCCATCCAGAGCCTGCTCTCACCAAAACCTGATACTTGCCTCATGAGTCTCTGTAACTATATACCATAAAGACCCAATATTCTGATTTGTGACTAGAACTTGATGGGTGATTACAGAAtatccaggaaaaaaaatcttgactTTAATAATGAACTGTTCTGTGAtaggattcattttttttttttttttttttttttttttttgagacggagtctttctctgtcccccaggctggagtgcggtggcgcaatctcggctcaccgcaacctccacctcctgggttcacgccattctcctgcctcagcctcccgagtagctgggaccacaggcgcccgccaacacacccggctaatttttttgtattttttagtagagacggggtttcaccgtgttagccaagatggtctcgatctcctgacctcgtgatccacccgcctcggcctcccaaagtgctgggattacaggcttgagccaccgcgcccggccaggattcaTATTTAATAAAACCAGaccaaagtaaataaaaatttggatGGATGAAAAGGTGTAAAGACACTTtgtttctggccgggtgcagtggctcacatctgtaatcccagcactttggaaggccaaggtgggcggatcaactgaagtcaggagttcaagaccagcctggccaacatgtctctactaaaaatacaaaaattagccatgcatggtggcgcatgcctgtaatcccagctacgtgggaggctgaggcaggagaattgcttgaactggggaggcggaggttgcagtgagctgagatagtgccactgcactccagcctggatgacaaagtgagactccatttcaaaaaaaaaacaaaaaaaacactttgtttctgtttctaaaataatctTCATTTCCTCACTTCACTATACCACCTTCCCTCCATGCAAAGGGCAAATTGTaggattttaaaaaggcaaagcaTTGAAGTTTATTTCTGAGCTACAAGGCATTCATAAGACTGAAAAACATGAGATACTGTTTCTTATCATAGACTTTTcaccctcaaacatttattttctccagcCAATTTAATGCACTCCCAGTCAAATCAATTTCTTGACATTAGGTAAGACAGAAGAGCCAAATAACTGGcactgattcattcaacaaacatgtattaaacccatattctgtgccaggcactgtgtgagATGATGAAAATAAGCCAGTGCACAGGACAGTCGGGGTTTCTTCTGTCCCAAAGTTTATAATTTAGTAAGAATACAGAAATTAAATGTTACatcaatatataaatacaaacagTGATAAGGGCCATGCAGGAAAAGTTCAGGGTGCGATTAACAATTGTAACAAAAAGATCTGATTTTGATTTCAAAGAAGGGGTGGTGTTAAAGAAGACTTTTCTTAGAAACTTCATTTTCAAtagaaaaccaaacgctgcatgttctcactcataagtgggagttgaacaatgagaacacctggacacagggaggggaaaaacacacactggggcctgtcggggtgtgggggttgaggggagggagggcatcaggacaaatagctaatgtgtGCGGGGCTTGAAACATTATCAAACCATGACGGGTTGACAAGTACagacatatacctatgtaacaaacctgcacgttctgcacatgtatcccggaacttaaagtttaaaaaaaaaaaaagccccttttAAGCTGAGATATAATATCAAGGATTATTAAGAGTtcacaaagcaaaaaaaagagtaggaagaATATTTCCGGCACAGAGAACACAATGTGCAAAAGTCCTGAAATGTGAACAAGCTTGGAGTGCCTCATACAGACAGTATGGCTGGAACACTATGAGCCCAAGAAAAGACAGTGCAAGATAAGGTTGGGGTCAGATCACTTAGAGTCTTGTAGGTTTTGGTAATAAgttagattttattctaagtacAATTAGAAGCCCTCAAGTAGGTTTTAAGCATAGACAGGATATGGTcgtaattgtgtttatttgttaaAGTTGATTCTGGCTGCTCTGTGGAAGACTATAGAGAGAGGCACGAATGGAAGTAGGGAAACCTATTAGGCAACTCATGTATTAGTACAGATAAGAGATAATGGTGGCTCTGACTACATAAGCATTATAGGTAGATTTGAAATATACGTAGGAGGAAGAGCCAATCGGACTTGGTGATTGATTGAGTATTCAGGGTAAGGAAGAAGTGAGAGTGAACTGGGCACACATTTTATGTCATGGATGTGAATCAGCTAAAGACAAATATCCATAGTGGGAAAGGATAATTAGCAATTCTGTGATTCGGGAATCTgattacatctgaacaataagatagcacattttctttaagaGGAGTGTTCAAAAGTAAAGTCCAACctccctcattttaaagatgaagaaattaagactcACAATGGATTGTGCTACTTAGCAAATTAATCTTATGCTGTATATGAATGTTTTATCTCccaaattaaaacataaagatcCAAATGACATTACTTGTTTTGTAGACATCTCTTCCTAATAGCACCCAATATAGAGATTGAGGATATAGCAAATACTAAATAATTACCtctcaaattaaaatgaattgaattccttcttctttctctgcaGATAGAACAAAATGGATATTCTGGTTATTGATAATGGCAGTGAAGTGACAGAGTTCATCCTGGTGGGTTTGCCCAACCATCCAAAATTTCAGATTGCCTTTTATTGCACCATGGTAGTGGTCCACCTGATCACATTTGTTGGTAACAGTCTCATTATTGTTGTGGTTAGAGTTGATGGGCGGCTTCACACTCCTATGTATTTTTTCCTGAGCGACCTGTCCTTCCTTGATATCTGCTACTCCAGCAATTCAGTACCTTTTTTGTTGTTCAGTGGCTTAAGAGACTACCCCACCATTTCCTATAATAGCTGTTATGCCCAGATGACCAGTGCTTTTTTTCTGGGGATGACAGGGTGTCTTCTCCTTGCTGTCATGGCTTATGAGAGATTTGTTGTGATCTCCAATCCCCTGCGCTACATCATCATTATGAACAATAAGGTCTGCATACAGTTGGTCATGGTGACCTGGGCCAGTGCCTTCCTTATGTCATTAATACCAGTCATTGCAATTCCTGCCCATTTTTGCGGACACAATGTCATCAACCATTTTACCTGTAAGGTGCAGGAGTTGTTGAAGCTTGTCTGCTCGGACATCCCAGGCAGCCTCATCCTCGGTCTAGTCATCGGCATGTTCACCTTGCCCCTGCCCTTCACCTTCATCCTCTTCTCCTATGCTCACATTGTGGTTGCTGTGCTGAGGATCAACTCTGCAGAGGCCAGACTCAAAGCTTTCTCCACCTGTGGATCCCATCTGACTGTGATCATCATATTTTATGGGACAGCCACCTACATGTACTTGAAACCTCAGTCAAGGGAATCCCAAGATGAGGGTAAAGTCATCTCGGTAttttttttgaaagtattttttattatactttaagttctggggtacatgtgcagaacgtgtagttttgttacataggtatacacgtgccagaGAAGCAACATCAAAATGATAGCATCTCTGTATTTTATGGTGTTGTGACCCCTATGTTGAACCCCCTCATTTACACCTTGAGAGACAAGGATGTGAGAAATgctctaagaaa
This region includes:
- the LOC129475406 gene encoding olfactory receptor 13H1-like, producing MDILVIDNGSEVTEFILVGLPNHPKFQIAFYCTMVVVHLITFVGNSLIIVVVRVDGRLHTPMYFFLSDLSFLDICYSSNSVPFLLFSGLRDYPTISYNSCYAQMTSAFFLGMTGCLLLAVMAYERFVVISNPLRYIIIMNNKVCIQLVMVTWASAFLMSLIPVIAIPAHFCGHNVINHFTCKVQELLKLVCSDIPGSLILGLVIGMFTLPLPFTFILFSYAHIVVAVLRINSAEARLKAFSTCGSHLTVIIIFYGTATYMYLKPQSRESQDQNDSISVFYGVVTPMLNPLIYTLRDKDIQLITFNLYTSVFSSVKW